In Citrus sinensis cultivar Valencia sweet orange chromosome 3, DVS_A1.0, whole genome shotgun sequence, the sequence aatgCTTTTTCATGCTGCTTGAGAAATTTCATGCTGAGGATGCATTCCTTTTTGTGGTTTCTGATGTTTGTTGTTGTGCTTGTTGTGCTTTTGTTGTTGTTAGGCCTTTCGCAAGGATAACAGGGCTATGCTAAGTAGGAAGGAGTTGTTTAAAAACACACTGAGAAAGGCAGCTTATGCATGGAAACGGATCATTGAGCTTCGTCTTAGTGGTGGGTTTAATGAACTTCACACATTAGTGCTGTTCCTTTCAATTGTATGTTAATATTGGCCTGTGATGGATAATAGTGTAAATTAACTTCAAATACTTTATTATTacagaagaagaagcatcTATGTTAAGGTCTTCTGTGGATGAACCTGCTTTTACGGATCTCCATTGGGTATATTAATCCTTCTTATTGTGGCATTGTAATTACACGCAGTCATGTACACGGGGCTAAGTAACATTAACATATTTGTTGGATGATAAAATTCTGAGTTTCTTTTGTTGCCTTCATtgcaattttaattgttaatccTTCAAGGTTTAATTCCTATTTGTCTCCgatattcccattttcttgaCAGGGAATGTTTGTACCAGCTATTAAAGGACAGGGCACCGATGAGCAGCATCAGAAGTGGTTACCATTAGCATATAAGATGGAAATAATTGGCTGCTATGCGCAAACTGAGCTTGGTCACGGCTCCAATGTTCAGGGGCTTGAAACCACTGCAACTTTTGATCCCCAGACAGATGAATTTGTCGTTCATAGTCCTACGCTTACTTCGAGCAAGGTGAGTAAATGTATAGCATTTACCATACGGTTGGTGAGAGATTGATTCTATTTATATGATACTTACACTATTATCTTCTGCTACTTCAGTAgctcttttacttttaaaaaaaaaagttttctgTTTTCGTTTTGACTTCTCCTTGTACGTGCAAATACTATATGAAATTGGTTAAGAAAAGTAATTTGACTTCTTAACAACTGCATCAATTTTTATGCTGGTACGTTTTTGTCTTCCATTGATTGATCATTCTCTGATAAGGTTCTTATCATTCTCACTTTACTTCGTTGTTGTTATTAGTGGTGGCCCGGTGGATTGGGTAAAGTTTCTACGCATGCTGTTGTTTATGCACGTCTTATTACTGATGGTCAGGACCATGGAGTAAATGGTAAGTACAACATCATTGTTCTGAATTACATGGAAAATGGcctattttcatattaattgTGCTAAGGTTATGATTTTCAGGTTTCATTGTACAGCTCCGAAGCTTGGAAGATCACTCACCTCTTCCCGGCATAACCATTGGTGATATTGGAATGAAGTTTGGAAATGGAGCGTATAACACCATGGACAATGGTGTTTTGAGATTTGAACATGTGCGCATCCCTAGGAATCAAATGTTGATGCGGTTGGTTCTCTGTCTCCTCTCCTTCCCTATGTTTAGAAGCTATTAATCTGCATAGACTGCAGAACGAGcaaattgctttaaaaaaattgtcattatCTGTGCTAATTTGTCCAATGAGCATCATCagcatcttcatcttcattgttGCAAAAAACCTTGATATATTGACTGCCAGAGAACAAGAGTTGTGTTAGTACCCTGCTTCCAAGCATACACACAAATAATAGTATGAAAGTCCATAAGTTGAGTTTATTTCTCCATGGCATAGAAAGTCTATTCTGATTgtcatcataatttttatttagaaatagcAATTTGAAGTTTGTTTCAATCATCTCAGGGTTTCACAGGTAACAAGGGAAGGGAAGTATGTGCAATCTAATGTACCGAGGCAGTTGCTTTATGGCACAATGGTGTATGTACGACAAACAATAGTAGCTGATGCTTCCTGTGCCTTATCACGGGCTGTTTGCATTGCTACAAGGTATAGTGCTGTCCGTAGACAATTTGGTTCAAAGAATGGTGGCCCCGAGACCCAGGTATTGCTACAGAACCCATtcctttttaatattattgagaaatattttaatgtttgggCAGCAACCTTTTATATGCTTgcgataaaaaaaatttctggtGATTGGGCATGTGTGatttagtttatattttgtttccCAATACTATAGGAATTCTAAGCCAGAAGATGTCTATGAAGAAGATCCTAGTGACTCTAATTCGTCTTAGtattaaacttttagataATACTAATAGGAGGAaaatcccaaaagaaaaattcacaGCTTTGGGAGCATCcaattcctttttcttcaacttcGATATGTGGCATTGCAGTAATATGTTGAAATATTTCTTTAGATGGCCTTCATAGTGAAAGTCTTCTTGTTTACGAATGTAGCATACAACACAGAGAAAACTGCTTTCAACTGTTTTCACCTTGCTGTCGGTGACCTTTTCTCTGTTTTTCCAATTTGTTACAAAGtacttttattaatatttctgCTTCCATGTTCTAGGTGATTGATTACAAAACTCAGCAAAATAGACTCTTCCCATTGCTGGCGTCCGCCTATGCTTTCAGGTTTGTTGGTGAGTGGTTGAAATGGCTTTATACGGATGTGACCCAAAGATTGCAAGCCAATGATTTCTCGACGTTGCCTGAGGCTCATGCATGTACTGCAGGATTGAAGTCTCTGACTACTACTGCCACTGCTGTATGTTACTGAAACTGATCTTGACCCccttttaaatcttaaatcttttagtaattttttaattgaatttattattattagtttctaTGATTTGGTTTTCTCTCACTTGCTCTTTGTATGTTCTTACAATAGGTTTCAGCTTACGTTGAATTTACACTTACATGTATACTAAGCCAAACACAGTTGAGTGTAATTGTCAAGTTTCTTAATGTCTACTGGTTTCACTGTATTTGTTAATAACAACATACTGAAGGATCCATATGGCTTCCTTAAACTACTCATTATGAATGTTGAATAAGAGTGCTGAACTAGATTATGTAGTAGTACCGTGACATCCTACATCTCTTGGGAATGATGTGAGTAATGAGCTTAAAAACGGCCGCCCCCACTAACCTGGAAAGAGGCCTTCTGGGTGGACATGGGCCATACTGAGGACAAAACCATGAGAGTGAAGGACATATTTGTGAaacccaaagcggacaatatgtTACAAGTGGGCAGATCGTTTCATGTACACTGAAGATTTGAGACAGTTACATAATCTGctcccaatttttttaaagcacGATTATGGATGAAGTTGGGATGTTCCTGGTGTGGCTTATTTTGGGAGAATTTTTTGAGTTTAGGTTCATTCATTACTGATATACACCACTCGATTCAGGGCTTTTGATCCTATCTGCACTGCTGAATCTAGTATTTGTGCAATAATGTTTCCATTAGTTGTTGGCTAGATGACTGTCAGTTGGCTGGCTTTGTTTTTATGGCCAtagcattttatattttcgaGATATCTGTTCACCAGCACTTATTTTTAGATATCAAACTTTTTGGGATGCTTTTGAGTCTTTGGAATTTCTTTGGGATGCTTTTGATTCTTTGGAATTTCTTTGGTTGCAGGATGGGATTGAAGAATGTCGAAAATTATGTGGTGGCCACGGTTACTTATGTAGTAGCGGCTTGCCAGAGTTATTTGCAGTTTATGTGCCTGCCTGTACATATGAAGGAGACAATATTGTGCTGCTCTTACAGGTATCggaattattgttttaatatctttccctttttaaattaagatatATCATGTCTATGCTGTCATAACATATTGATGCTTGGTTTGGTCTACTCTTTGACCCGAACTATCTTAGTGCTGGGATCTTGTTCTTTTAAACTGCTACTAATATCAACAAAATTCTTCTCTTAGGTTGCAAGGTTTCTCATGAAGACCGTATCTCAGCTGGGATCCGGAAATATGCCTGTTGGGACAACAACTTATATGGGACGGGCAGAACAATTGATGCAATGTCATTGTGGCGTCCAAAAAGGTAATatttctctctccctctcctCTCAGCCCTTCCAAAGCACTATTGTTGCCTTTTTTCAGTCTATCGTTTATGTTTCATCATCCCTTTGTACCTGAGTTGGCACAACATGACACCATTTGAACATGAGAACTCACCTTTAtcactaaaaatataaaaccatCGCACCATCAGCTTTTAGATTAACTTAGGATTAATTATCCAATTTCTGGTGTCTTAACACTCGGACAGGTACTCATCCCTGACTCCTACACATGCTAATACTTGCTTTTTTAACCGTGTTTATTTGATGTCTTGCAGCTGAGGATTGGTTAAATCCTTCTGCCATACTGGAGGCCTTTGAAGCAAGGGCTATTAGGATGTCTGTGGCCTGTGCTCAAAACCTGAGCAAGTTTACAAATCAAGAAGAGGGTAATCTTTTCATCCTTGATATAGGttctttaaaactttttagGCTCAGGGTCTCATGAAGTAAATGTTCTTTCTATATTCAGGTTTTGCGGAACTGGCAGCTGATTTAGTTGAGGCAGCTGTTGCTCATTGCCAGCTAATTGTTGTTTCCAAGTGAGTTCCCTCTTTATCCAATTGAAAAATCCTTAAAAACTTGAAGGGCTTTTTTCTGGACATGACGGTGATATGCTGCAAAGTTATTTGTTGTTGACTGGACACTAAATGAGTTAAATCCCAACATCGATTTTATGTTCAATGCCTTGCACTTATAAGTGAATTGGCAACATCTGCAATGATTCTATATGTTGATGCTGCTcataaatgaagttgaatgCCAAATAATCTCTTGTGACTTCTATACCTCCTTTTAATTTGTGAACTTTGTCTTAAAAAGTGCACACTTCTGTTTTCAGGTTTATTGAGAAATTGCAGCAGGACATACCAGGAAAGGGGGTGAAACCAATTTTGGAGATCTTATGCAACATCTATGCTTTGCATCTTGTTCACAAACATCTAGGTGATTTCGTCTCCACTGGCTGCATTACTGCCAAGCAAGCTTCCCTAGCTAATGAACAGCTAAGATCTTTATATTCCCAGGTATTTACTCGTgtcaaataattcaattatatttgcTTGCTTGCCTGGTTATAAATGATTGTTACtagataaaattacaattttcaaTTGATCATGATATTAGGTCCGACCTAATGCTATTGCACTCGTCGATGCGTTTAATTACACCGACCACTATCTTGGCTCGGTCCTTGGACGGTATGATGGAAATGTGTACCCGAAACTCTACGAGGAAGCATGGAAGGATCCTCTAAATGACTCAGTTGTGCCTGATGGCTACCATGAATACATCAGGCCTCTTCTGAAACAACAGCTTCGAAATGCAAGACTCTAAAGAATATGATGAAAGGGTGTGGTGCATACCCAAGTAATTCAAATCGTATACACTTTTTATcctatcaataatttttgccaataaaattaacatattgacCACCCACAATAGAATAATATGGGTCTGTGGATACTATCAAGTTGATCCATCAGATCGTTGACGAATTCGGGGTTATTTGTTAGACTTCACGTTATGGAAGAAGATTCTTCATTTGTAGATGGATAAAATGTTTGTAATACGATTTGCTTAcgattttcttatttatgtgCACTATTTTTcgcaatatttttattcttcattGATGAAGCTCAAATTAACCAATGATGCTGTGTTATCCTCTTCCACTGCCCGTCAATTTTGATTTGCGGGGGAACAACAATTCCTCAAGTTGAATGTTAATAAGAATCGTCTCGAAAAAGAGCAtagtgggggggggggggggggggggggacgAAGATCCACAGTCATGTTCGTTTCCCCAGATCATATgttatgttatattatatgtaaCGTATACTAATTCCTGAGTTTAtcacctaaaattaaaaattacagcatgtgaaataatttaattgtcaTGGCTgacaattcataaatttattgtatgTTACATTCTATATAATAAAGTCTTAACTCCATTTCCTAATATCCTATGTGCTGAAAAAAGTAGGCAGGGACGCTCTCTTAATCAATTAGCAACCATTTTCTTTACGTCAATATATAACATAGACAAATTTCCATTAATAGGGGTATGGGAAGGTCACATTTAAACACAACAGCATTACTCTCTGTAGAAGACGAACATGCATTTTTCTTTCCCAAAGAGTCATAAAACCAAGCCCGTGTCCCAAAGAGTCGCTTTTTTGTAACCCTTCGTTTGCTTATTTAtagcaattgaaaaaataaaacaaaattcaaacccctaaaaagtaaaaaaccTTTATCATCATGCATCAGTGCACTTGTGATCTAGTTCAAATTAGTTGCTGAAGCATGGCCGAAATAGGAAGCCTCGTAGACCTGTTGCTATTCTACACAGTAGAGAGAGCACTCTTCAACAGAATGGTCGGCACATTGGGCAAAAATCCCCAACAAGTGAAGACGACAATAGCACTTTGGCTCTTGCTAGAGGAGATTGGTTACCACGACTTGATACGAACgataaattaccaaaataacaAAACCATCGAAGCCCTCTTTAACGAGGCATTGCTTTGCCTGGAATACATTCAGCCCGACAAAACAGAACCAGCAGTGTTGCATCACACCCCTGTTTTTGAAGAGACAAAGAACTACAGCCGGGACTTCATGTGCAAGCGATACATGCACATTATGGAAACTGTCTGTGACAAAATATTTGGTGAAAGCGGGGCTATTGAAGTTGATGAGTCAGGGACCAGGCCTGTGCTTAGTAGAGATAGACCCTTTGGCAAGGGTTGTTATGCACACATACCTGAAGCAGCAAGagaatcaaatttaaatcCTGAAGCTTCCAAATTTTATCCCGAAGATGTCAGGACCATGTTCTTGACGTTTTCGAGAGGCCATCCTCTAACCCGCGAAGAAATTATCAACTTCTTCATCTCGTAAGAAAAACTGCTTTAATTTgctcaatttattctctcactTGGATTTTGTTGCCTGCTTTTGCGCCGGCGATTGTTGCATTGTATTGTTTTGCAGCAAATGGGGCGACGTGGTGCAAGATGTTTTCATTGAGCGCACTCGTCCGGGGCAAGATCCTCAGTTCGGACGTATTGTTTTTACTACATCAACCGTGATACCTCGGGTTCTAAATGGTCAATCCAGAGCAAAGTTCTTGGTTAATCGTAAGCATTTGTGGGCTCGTATATACATGAACCGCCAtggagaaaagagaaagagtcAATCAATGAAGTTTTGAGTTGCAAGTAGCTAGCCGGCTAGCAACAGTAATGTTTGAGTGAGGCATATATATCGCAAACGTAACTACATAAATGGTCGATGTATGCCATATTCTGTAGATACTACAGTGTCATTTTCCTCTGTCATTTTTTGACCAATTCGATCAAACATATTGGTATTTTCTGGCCTTCTAATTACAGCCCCTGGTGCTGGGACGCGGACACTCGATAAtacataatcaaatatacTTGCTTCCCCCAACgcgttttatatatattttttaatgataatatgatGGCAATCTAAGTTTGTCTTCACTACTAAGTGGATTCCAACCTTAAACCTCTTCAATCATTCCAAGAGGTTTTACGAGTTAAgcttgagataaaaaaattaacaaatatctGAGTGTTTAATTTGGAGTTAAATGGGGGCaacaatgttaaaatatcCATCATATTGTACGGGCCAGctctcaatatatatatatatattgtacgGGCCggctctatatatatatatatgtgtgtgtgtgtgtatgatCACACTATATTAAAGTTAGAGGTaaattgaaaggaaaaaaaaaaaaaaaaaaactccaatGCACTCTATCTTGTCCTATactattttgaaatttatatattttttaatcttttaacttatctCTTGCTTTAATAAAGTTAGAGACTCTTGATTAAAAACTCACTCAATACATAGTGCTTATTGTTGGaaaattaagacaaaaaatagGGGAAGTTTGGTGGGAAAACCAGactaaaacccaaaaaaaaagtcaaggCGTGCAACAACACTGTCCTTAAGACCAAATTCCGCGTCTCAAGATATAATATCGTGGTGCAAAAATGACTAAAAGGCGGTTTGATCTCAAAGATACAATGAGCATTATCGCAATGTTACACTTTAACGCGATAGTTTAGAACAACAAAAGTGTAATGATAAAGGCAAAGAAATCAAGGTAGAACAGAGAGCATTTTCTATATAATCATAGTGTGATATGATTGGCTCTTTAAATAGATATGTCCTAGCTCGTTTTCCTCTGTAActttgaattataattatacaatgatttaaaataaattctaattcGATTAGGAATCgaattatcaatataattcgaactaaaaataaataaaattaaaacaaagggCAAAAACATAAAAGCTGGTCTAGCCCGTGCACATACACGACATTCCCGTGGGGAAAGAAGGGGGTTCCCCCTATGCGTGGGTTATTGGGCGCGAGCACCCAATTAATATATTCCTCAACCAAGCTCCTCTCTTGGGCTTGCTTTCTTGCGTGTGGGCCTTCTCTTTATGGGCTTATTATTACATCATATTtggtttttatatataaaccaaGTTATTCTCTCTTATCTAAGTAAGGTGGgatattagtattttgaaATACCAACTCAATCTCTAACAATCCCCCTACGTATTTCAAAATACCCAATTTCATTTATCTTCAACTTGTCTATAGAGTTTTAATGCATATGAAGCAGTGACTTTTGGGCTATGAACCAGCCACTAAACAACTAACTCTGTCTTATATGAACTTGGTGAAACTTATAGTTTTTATGAACTAATATTCTTTCTGTGTAAGGCAGAGGACTACAAGCTTACATTAAACTCTCACAATGTTTTGTTGTTCTACGATTTGACATTTTAATGGCCCTGTGTCTCTGGATTTATGAGTACTCTAAAGAAGCCTGTTTAACTCTCCTAGGAACTGACCCAATTCCACACTTACATAAGTGAACCTCCATGAAGTGTGTCATGCAATTTCAGCATACCACCATGCAAAAAAATATAGGCTATAGAGTTCATTAAgagtttaatttttcaacCTAAATCATTGCAATAATCACTACCTCGTCATAGGGAGGACtcataaataaagaaaatctctattaaataaaatgaagattaCAAAATAGTGATAATGCTATAAGACAACAAGTAACCTATTATGTACCCTTACGAATATATTTCATGGGATCTTCAATCACATAGGTAGGGTTACCATAACTTTTGTGTTCTGATCTACATAGTAGTCCCATCCCCTTTGACATTATCTCTACTAAATTCTTGTTTAGCGGTTTTGTCAGAAGTCTAAGGTTACCATAACTTTTGTCTTCTAATCTACATAGTAGTCGTATTCCTTTTGACATGATCTCTactaaattctaaattttattaaagtctaAGGGCTATTAAACCATGTAGTTTAATAGCTTTCACGGTTATTACTCTAGTAAACCACAAGTTTAATAGGTTTTCTgaactttaacaaaataattagaatcctggaatagaatatatatatatatatatatatatatatatatatatatatatatatatatctctctctctctctctctctctctctctctctctctctgtgtaTATTAGTTCTCTAGTTCGAAATTTTAAAGGGTGGGAAAATTCGgtttaaagttttttaaactttttcacactttaaaattctgtattgaaaaattttcccatatatatacacaaacaGAGAGACATACACACGCATGCTTTCTCCCAAGATttgcacaaaataaaatgtgaatttaatatatttttttatgatggcaaaaataattttacaatactATGAAACGCCGAATCCGGACTTACTTTCATGCGGACGTCCGGAAGgagtttgaatttgatgagaCTGCGTTACtcatgacaaaaaaaaaaaaaaagtggtcgACGTACGtaatattgatattaataagaaatgttgcatttaatattttatcaactaaatGGTTACCCTACCAATTACCAAATATTCTTTGCTATGTAGCGTGTGGACATTAAAACTCCATGCATGGTTCATGTGttcatgaaaaatatgaatatatcAAATTATCAATCAGTCCTTGTCTCACCACTTATAAAGAAGATTCCACAACACTCATTCACTAATCACTGGTCACCACCACGTGATATCACCCGCAGAGGTAGAAGAGGTAGTCGCTTCTGATTCAACTTTTTTCCTACACAAACAAACGGTGGGCCCTCAAGATGAGTGGGTGTTACATGCTACAACCGTATAGTACAATTTCAGCAATGCCAAGAGACATTTCGGATTTGTCAAAAGTGATCTTGTCCAAGAACAAAAAGGACAATAAGGTGGCCACATGAATTAATTTCAGATGAAGATTTGCaactttaattgaattaatgccacaGGCAAGTCCTTATTTAAGAGGTTTCCAAGGTGTTCTCAAGTACGTAGTCGAATAgctttcaagtaattttatttaattgcgCATCCGGAATCGAATCTCAAGAAAGTATAATgttaaaaaacatttttaaaaaaatatttcgtataaaaatattttacaatcaaTGAGGTTGTTGGGACAAATTAAAGTGTTTCTTCACTAACCTATTATtatgcaaataaaaaatatattatcttaaaattataaatatatataatacgtAGGCATCGTCAGAGATGGTTCCATACCAAACTAagtaatgaaattgaaattgatttttctttttgctcaTTTCGTTTTTCGCTCTCTTTTTATCATTCATCTACTCTCATCCTATGTTTTTTCCAACCAAACATGCGTGTAAGTAATGCATTTAAGAGGAGTTGCTTCTACACGTGCACACAAAAAGTGATTATGGAAACCCTggttattaattaatgtaaacaAATTCAGTAAAGATCTTTCGGTTGTTGTAACCAGGAGTTGGTCGGCGGCGTTGGGGAAGTATGAGGTTCGAACATTCTCACtcaaagaattaatttaatatatttcatCGAAGGCTTCCTCTAAATTGTGGCTGCTTAGAAcctaaatatgattttttactaATCATTTTCGAAAAAGACTGGTTGTCTTATTTTTACGGGGGATCATTGTTGATTTGCCATGGGTGGATATGAGAATTGCTTGAAAATTTTCTCCAATGAGAGAGAAAGCATAACCAATAACTAGTGTAGAATTCTCTATCTATATTGGTACGTAATGGAGAAAAAATAACGaactctatttaattattattattttaaggtAAGGgtggataaaataaaatcatttttttttagttcctattttttcaatattcaaactcaagtgaccaaataaagaaaattacttaCAAATCactaagaaatttttttattatttttaacaattctaggtccaaaaaaaaaaaaaattgttgctaaaattttaagaaaatgtgAACAATTATGGAAGAGATGACTCTAGTTTTTtaactgttatttttttttttcaaaaagagtGATCATTGATGAGTAGAAATTCTTAGAAAACCATTTTCATAAGATTCATGTATGTTTTCTCCTCTTCTAGTTTGTGGTGCAAAGTCAAGCTTTTCTTCGTTGAATGAATATacattaatttgaaatgatgAAGTCTTAATGTATTTGACCATAAAATATCCAAAAATGTGTGCCATGAGAATCTacatataatagaaaaaaaaaatgttatttaattaatgaacgTGAAATGAGAAGAAATTTCCACGAACAAAGAGAAACACATTATGTGCATAAACTTTTTCTTTACATGATCTTGCATTTTACACTAAGTATCATGCACGACCTacactcatttaatatttttatccaaaaaagaaaaagaaaaaagaaaaagttttgtCGTTGATGACTATGACCCAAAGGAAGTTTCATGGCACGTTTAAATTTtggtgtatatatatatgtgtgtgtgtgtgtgtaatgaACAATGAGTGTGTATAATTTATGCAGACAAAAGTTAGTTGTACGTCGTATACTAAATATTGAATATTGCATTTGGTCAATTTgtcatattttattcaaatacaGTATATATAAAGCTGATAGATCATAAACCATGGATCAATAGAAGGTTTTGAGGTGCAACTTG encodes:
- the LOC102619982 gene encoding peroxisomal acyl-coenzyme A oxidase 1, which gives rise to MDGVDQLAPERKKAQFDVDEMKIVWAGSRHAFQVSDRIARLVASDPAFRKDNRAMLSRKELFKNTLRKAAYAWKRIIELRLSEEEASMLRSSVDEPAFTDLHWGMFVPAIKGQGTDEQHQKWLPLAYKMEIIGCYAQTELGHGSNVQGLETTATFDPQTDEFVVHSPTLTSSKWWPGGLGKVSTHAVVYARLITDGQDHGVNGFIVQLRSLEDHSPLPGITIGDIGMKFGNGAYNTMDNGVLRFEHVRIPRNQMLMRVSQVTREGKYVQSNVPRQLLYGTMVYVRQTIVADASCALSRAVCIATRYSAVRRQFGSKNGGPETQVIDYKTQQNRLFPLLASAYAFRFVGEWLKWLYTDVTQRLQANDFSTLPEAHACTAGLKSLTTTATADGIEECRKLCGGHGYLCSSGLPELFAVYVPACTYEGDNIVLLLQVARFLMKTVSQLGSGNMPVGTTTYMGRAEQLMQCHCGVQKAEDWLNPSAILEAFEARAIRMSVACAQNLSKFTNQEEGFAELAADLVEAAVAHCQLIVVSKFIEKLQQDIPGKGVKPILEILCNIYALHLVHKHLGDFVSTGCITAKQASLANEQLRSLYSQVRPNAIALVDAFNYTDHYLGSVLGRYDGNVYPKLYEEAWKDPLNDSVVPDGYHEYIRPLLKQQLRNARL
- the LOC102620272 gene encoding uncharacterized protein LOC102620272; protein product: MAEIGSLVDLLLFYTVERALFNRMVGTLGKNPQQVKTTIALWLLLEEIGYHDLIRTINYQNNKTIEALFNEALLCLEYIQPDKTEPAVLHHTPVFEETKNYSRDFMCKRYMHIMETVCDKIFGESGAIEVDESGTRPVLSRDRPFGKGCYAHIPEAARESNLNPEASKFYPEDVRTMFLTFSRGHPLTREEIINFFISKWGDVVQDVFIERTRPGQDPQFGRIVFTTSTVIPRVLNGQSRAKFLVNRKHLWARIYMNRHGEKRKSQSMKF